The Nitrospirota bacterium genome window below encodes:
- a CDS encoding 4Fe-4S binding protein — MKLKNWKEVTPGAVITEAGSSVKFKTGSWRSFKPIWKEENCIQCLFCWIYCPDMAVKVKDGKRGEFDYEFCKGCGICALECPGKKGNKAIIMVEEGK, encoded by the coding sequence ATGAAACTCAAAAACTGGAAAGAGGTTACTCCCGGTGCAGTCATAACCGAGGCGGGCAGTTCAGTAAAATTCAAGACAGGCTCCTGGAGGTCGTTCAAGCCGATCTGGAAAGAAGAAAACTGCATCCAGTGTCTCTTCTGCTGGATATACTGCCCTGACATGGCAGTAAAGGTGAAAGACGGCAAGAGGGGAGAGTTTGACTACGAGTTCTGCAAGGGATGCGGGATCTGTGCCCTTGAGTGTCCCGGGAAAAAAGGGAATAAAGCGATTATTATGGTTGAGGAGGGGAAGTAA